Proteins from a single region of Cryptococcus neoformans var. grubii H99 chromosome 5, complete sequence:
- a CDS encoding alkylbase DNA N-glycosylase, giving the protein MPPSTHPQARSKPLLNMDSDPASWLNFSLPPRARSGAGVPGSGVPGPPRRSRKGGEGWRGGALSREKYLNASFKFVLKPSEALSYGAHFADPDISLHWPNILQILVPTFSALSVAQGYVSEPHAENGYKSHDLEEMGEEAAERRRRMEEEKRGRMCPICLGKPVAGRMTKCGHIFCFPCILHYIQLSDIPKSAKCPICGDMVQSNALKSVKYLDAEAMLESSTHAANDAFEASLEEAKRLDSGDRHDKRHRLHMRLIQRPQMTTLALPSSSTWPSDAVPPHTAPWYFLPDIITYSRYMLATPEYMGKELEREMTELRREWELLRGDELGRVFVKAAMDKVERQMNKVKEELETELVRRSERKGREAWGSAVGGDKKEKEQQRERERKEQERIEREKQQDIGPVPVEFLANQRTAFDNSANINIPPNLPVEPNPMPPLPRDKKSRRRLNPAPPPQSVPPAPSYYFYQSSLGANVFLHPLDIRMLLAHYGSYNLFPSSMTFETTGYDPGTINDDLRKRCKYLSHLPLGSEVVFVETNLADLVSSTILAQFEQPLKARRQKRRDKVRKEDRAKQKWEKAERSKTVEELQSVRSVPSAFVRGGLEEDRELELALARSAVEFEQNFPVAYPQPGMASSPPRSGAWDQTPIQTQSQSQQDQQRSFATALHQRYDPSLSRSRREVDPEVDALWQQFESMDVHLDPGVGADPGVRTETGAGAGVRESERGGGRKKKEKGKKLILGGGGRRA; this is encoded by the exons ATGCCGCCGTCAACCCATCCTCAAGCTCGCTCCAAGCCTCTTCTCAACATGGACTCCGACCCGGCGTCATGGCTGaacttctctcttcctccacgcGCAAGATCAGGCGCAGGAGTCCCCGGCTCTGGCGTCCCTGGTCCACCACGCAGGAGCAGAAAAGGTGGCGAGGGCTGGCGAGGTGGAGCGTTGAGTAGGGAAAAGTACCTCAATGCTTCATTTAAGTTTGTCCTGAAACCGAGCGAGGCGTTGTCGTATGGAGCGCATTTCGCTGATCCAGATAT ATCGCTACACTGGCCCAACATACTGCAGATACTTGTCCCGACTTTCAGCGCGCTGTCAGTAGCTCAAGGGTATGTATCCGAGCCACATGCTGAAAATGGTTATAAATCACATgatttggaggagatgggcgaggaagcagcagagcggcggcggcggatggaggaagagaagcggGGGAGGATGTGTCCTATTTGCTTGGGCAAACCAGTGGCAgggaggatgacgaagtGTGGTCAT ATCTTCTGTTTTCCCTGTATTCTACACTACATCCAACTCTCTGACATTCCGAAATCTGCGAAATGCCCGATATGTGGAGATATGGTCCAGTCAAATGCGCTCAAGAGTGTAAAGTATCTCGACGCAGAGGCGATGTTAGAGTCATCCACGCATGCCGCCAATGACGCTTTCGAGGCTTCACTcgaagaagccaaaaggCTCGATTCGGGTGATCGTCATGACAAACGACATCGACTTCATATGCGCTTGATCCAACGTCCCCAGATGACTACGCTTGCtttgccttcctcttccacttgGCCTTCCGATGCTGTACCCCCGCATACCGCACCGTGGTATTTCTTGCCCGATATCATCACTTACAGCCGGTACATGCTGGCAACACCTGAGTATATGGGCAAGGAACTAGAAAGGGAGATGACGGAGTTGAGGAGAGAGTGGGAGCTGCTAAGAGGGGATGAACTGGGAAGGGTGTTTGTCAAGGCTGCGATGGACAAGGTTGAGCGGCAGATGAAcaaggtgaaagaagaacttGAGACGGAGTTGGTTAGAAGATCTGAGAGAAAGGGGAGAGAGGCGTGGGGTTCGGCGGTCGGCGGGGAtaagaaagagaaagagcagcagagagagagggaaaggaaagagcaaGAACGGATTGAGCGAGAGAAACAGCAAGACATCGGACCGGTACCTGTGGAATTTCTTGCAAACCAACGAACCGCATTTGATAACTCTGCCAATATAAATATCCCTCCAAATTTACCTGTCGAACCGAATCCGATGCCACCCTTGCCTCGAGATAAGAAATCTCGTCGCCGACTTAACCCTgctccacctcctcaatCTGTCCCTCCCGCTCCGTCATATTACTTTTATCAATCCTCCCTTGGCGCAAATGTGTTCTTACATCCACTCGACATCCGTATGTTGCTCGCCCACTATGGTTCATAcaatctctttccctccaGCATGACCTTTGAAACAACAGGCTATGATCCTGGGACGATTAACGACGATCTCCGTAAACGATGCAAATacctctctcatctccctctcgGCTCCGAAGTCGTCTTTGTTGAAACAAACCTGGCCGACCTTGTCTCCTCTACCATCCTGGCCCAATTCGAGCAACCTCTCAAAGCGCGTAGACAAAAACGCAGAGACAAGGTGCGAAAGGAAGATCGGGCAAAACAAAAATGGGAAAAGGCCGAACGGTCAAAAACAGTAGAGGAGCTACAGAGCGTCAGGAGCGTACCGAGCGCGTTTGTGCGCGGtgggttggaagaggatagaGAGTTGGAGTTGGCGTTGGCAAGGTCGGCGGTGGAGTTTGAGCAGAATTTCCCGGTGGCTTACCCCCAACCTGGGATGGCGTCTTCGCCACCTCGATCGGGGGCTTGGGATCAGACCCCAATCCAAACCCAGAGCCAGAGTCAGCAAGACCAACAGAGGAGTTTTGCAACAGCCCTTCATCAGAGGTATGACCCTTCCCTCTCGAGGTCGAGGAGAGAAGTCGATCCCGAGGTGGATGCGCTGTGGCAGCAATTTGAGTCGATGGATGTGCATCTGGATCCGGGTGTTGGTGCGGATCCTGGCGTGCGTACCGAAACAGGTGCTGGTGCAGGTGTGAGAGAGAGTGAGAGAGGGggtgggagaaagaagaaagaaaaagggaagaagctgatCTTGGGTGGGGGTGGACGTCGGGCGTGA
- a CDS encoding transcription factor → MEGFDLPMSFGKKSKAGNSNLKAKVENTKRADIFTSVKGEEPAKEVPQPPLSTTGRKADAEEDDNEEEIGPIPPSATGKRKAEESDVSDDEQEAEEEVDRLPISHEIILKDHTKVVSALAVDPSGARIATGSHDYDTKLWDFGGMDHRLKPFKSFEANGNYYVHDLSYSPDGQQLLVISGTVQPKVFNRNGEDEMEFNKGDVYLRDMKNTNGHTAEINAGAWHPTDKSIFLTCSNDSTLRIWDTSNKRKQKQVIVVKSKERGARTKVTACAWSSDGKWIAGVCLDGTLHIWDTSSNFARPKYSCEDAHPKNTETTGVTFSRDGLRVATRGGDDTVKLWDIRSIRKPLAVAKNLDNLYPETNLIFSPDDTQILTGTAAPKGQKGGLVFLNSKDLKEERRIAIGDGSVVRVLWHSRINQIFATLSTGGVHVLYSPNSSIHGALLPLAKLPKTAPRDPSFSTVDLKPVIYTPDALPMYQEQGHRESLHQKEKKAKKMKPMEPVSGVGRAGRLGASETQSFVHSMYPETLKFEDPREALLKYASKEEQEKKKQEM, encoded by the exons ATGGAGGGCTTCGACCTCCCAATGAGCTTTGGCAAAAAATCCAAGGCAGGAAATTCGAACCTCAAAGCGAAGGTGGAGAACACGAAGCGAGCAGACATCTTTACATCAGtgaaaggagaggagcCCGCAAAAGAAGTACCACAACCTCCGTTATCTACAACAGGGAGGAAGGCCGATGCCGAGGAAGACGATaacgaggaggagattggacCCATACCGCCTTCTGCGACTGGAAAGCGTAAGGCTGAAGAGAGTGATGTcagtgatgatgagcaagaggcagaagaagaggttgatAGGTTACCTATCTCGCACGAGATTATCCTGAAAGATCATACAAAG GTCGTTTCTGCCCTTGCGGTCGACCCTTCTGGTGCTCGTATCGCTACTGGTTCGCACGATTATGATACGAAACTCTGGGATTTCGGTGGTATGGATCATCGATTAAAGCCGTTCAAGAGCTTTGAAGCGAATGGGAACTATTAC GTTCATGATTTATCATACTCTCCTGATGGCCAACAGCTCCTTGTCATTTCGGGAACCGTGCAGCCAAAAGTGTTTAACCGTAatggtgaggatga GATGGAATTCAACAAGGGTGACGTCTATCTGCGAGATATGAAGAATACCAA TGGCCATACTGCCGAAATCAACGCTGGTGCTTGGCACCCCACAGATAaatccatcttcctcacctGCTCCAACGACTCTACACTCAGAATATGGGACACATCAAATAAACGGAAGCAGAAACAGGTCATTGTTGTTAAATCCAAAGAACGTGGTGCCCGAACTAAAGTGACGGCCTGCGCTTGGAGTTCAGATGGAAAATGGATCGCTGGGG TTTGTTTGGATGGGACATTGCACATTTGGGATACTTCTTCAAACTTTGCGCGACCAAAATACTCTTGCGAGGATGCCCATCCAAAGAACACTGAGACGACTGGTGTCACATTCTCCAGGGATGGGCTCAGAGTTGCTACTCGAGGAGGGGACGATACCGTTAAGC TTTGGGACATCCGCTCAATTCGAAAACCCTTGGCTGTCGCTAAAAATCTCGACAACCTCTACCCTGAAACAaatctcatcttctcccctgACGACACCCAAATCCTCACCGGCACCGCTGCTCCCAAGGGCCAAAAAGGCGGGTTGGTATTCTTGAACAGCAAAGActtgaaagaagagcggCGGATTGCTATCGGGGATGGAAGTGTAGTGAGAGTCTTGTGGCATTCACGTATCAACCAAATCTTTGCCACCCTCTCCACAGGCGGTGTTCATGTTCTCTACTCTCCCAATTCATCCATCCATGGTGCCCTTCTACCTCTCGCCAAGCTCCCCAAAACCGCCCCTCGCgacccatccttctccactGTCGATCTTAAACCCGTCATCTACACACCTGATGCTTTACCGATGTATCAGGAACAAGGCCATAGGGAGAGTTTGCaccagaaggagaagaaggcgaagaagatgaagccgATGGAGCCTGTTAGTGGTGTGGGTAGGGCGGGAAGGCTGGGAGCGAGTGAGACGCAGAGCTTTGTGCATAGCATGTATCCCGAGACCCTCAAATTTGAGGAT CCGAGAGAAGCGTTGCTCAAGTACGCGAGCAAGGAAgaacaggagaagaagaaacaggaGATGTAG
- a CDS encoding glucosidase, translated as MQYGSQSPTLGREPLLASVQNPGMSQRLSESSFTSYDNQSSMSHRVGANSPTGGSYASFSSGNRFGPTAHLNPGPVAGVGEAGALPSGTYAQGPIDDDDDMDDHLHTFTAAEKKDLSTPFNISSWRGWANALTLAVLAGGGVMLFAGYPIISFYYGDNNSSGSNTSGYNLGGINASGQYPSITGMPSLIDPDTPESLYTRTGFDGNEWTLIFSDEFEKDGRTFFEGDDPFWTGVDFNYWPTGDLEWYDPSAITTADGKLVITITQEPIHNLNFKSGMLQSWNKFCFNKNAYIEFSASLPGTSGIGGFWPGVWAMGNLGRPGYGASTEGMWPYTYNSCDVGILPNQTWVNGTGPDAALTSGSNGGQLSELPGMRTPSCTCEGEDHPGPDVTVGRSAPEIDIIEAQIIISENRGEVSQSFQTAPFDDFYQWDNTSTSNYKQYDTDLTYWNTYLGGSYQQSVSSLTRVPRDIYYNQPGGGGEFAMFGMEYDSAPGHVEDGYVTWYSDNKTSWTMYADALAANERVGLGRRLIPQEPMSLIVNLGLSFNFQPVDFDHLTFPNYLRIDYFRVYQRSDSISVGCDPDDYPTADYIAKHAEVYSNANLTTWAQAGNTFPKNELTGC; from the exons ATGCAGTACGGCAGCCAATCGCCCACTCTAGGACGTGAACCCCTGCTCGCGTCCGTCCAGAACCCTGGCATGTCCCAGCGTCTCTCTGAATCATCCTTTACTTCATACGATAACCAATCTAGCATGTCTCACCGTGTCGGCGCAAACTCTCCCACTGGCGGGTCTTATGCTAGTTTTTCTTCTGGGAACCGATTTGGTCCCACAGCACATCTCAACCCTGGTCCTGTTGCGGGCGTCGGCGAGGCAGGTGCGTTGCCCAGCGGCACATATGCCCAGGGGCCGATagatgacgacgatgatatGGACGATCATCTGCATACCTTTACCGCAgctgagaagaaggatctCAGCACGCCGTTTAATATCAGTTCCTGGCGAGGATGGGCCAACGCATTGACTTTGGCTGTTTTGGCAGGCGGCGGTGTAATGCTTTTCGCGGGTTATCCTATCATATCATTCTATTACGGTGATAACAACTCTAGCGGATCTAACACATCCGGTTACAACCTCGGTGGTATCAATGCCAGTGGACAATACCCTTCTATCACTGGTATGCCCAGTCTGATCGACCCAGATACACCTGAGTCCTTGTACACAAGAACTGGGTTCGACGGGAATGAGTGGACGTTGATATTTTCGGACGAGTTTGAAAAAGACGGAAGAACATTCTTTGAGGGTGATGATCCGTTCTGGACAGGTGTCGATTTCAATTATTGGCCAACTGG TGACCTGGAATGGTACGATCCTTCTGCCATCACTACGGCCGATGGAAAACTAGTCATTACTATTACTCAAGAACCCATCCACAATCTCAACTTCAAATCTGGTATGCTCCAGTCTTGGAACAAGTTTTGTTTCAACAAAAATGCGTATATTGAATTCTCTGCTTCTTTGCCTGGTACGAGCGGTATTGGTGGTTTCTGGCCTGGTGTTTGGGCTATGGGTAACTTGGGACGACCCGGTTATGGTGCTTCTACTGAAGGAATGTGGCC ATACACTTACAACTCTTGCGACGTCGGTATTCTTCCGAACCAAACTTGGGTCAATGGTACAGGTCCCGATGCCGCACTCACAAGTGGTTCCAACGGCGGTCAGCTCTCTGAGCTTCCCGGTATGCGTACCCCGTCATGTACCTGCGAGGGCGAAGACCATCCAGGTCCAGACGTTACCGTTGGTCGGTCGGCTCCTGAGATCGATATCATTGAAGCACAGATCATCATTTCCGAGAACCGAGGAGAAGTCTCCCAGTCATTCCAGACCGCGCCCTTTGACGACTTCTACCAATGGGACAACACTTCAACAAGCAACTACAAGCAATATGACACTGACTTGACATATTGGAACACATACCTCGGTGGTTCATACCAACAAtctgtctcttctcttACCCGTGTACCCAGAGATATCTATTACAATCAGCCCGGAGGTGGTGGCGAATTTGCCATGTTTGGTATGGAATACGATTCCGCTCCCGGTCATGTGGAAGATGGATACGTAACTTGGTACAGCGACAACAAAACCAGTTGGACCATGTATGCGGACGCCCTTGCTGCGAATGAGAGGGTCGGTCTCGGAAGGCGACTCATTCCCCAAGAACCTATGTCTCTGATCGTCAACCTTGGTCTTTCGTTCAACTTCCAACCTGTCGACTTTGATCATCTCACTTTCCCCAACTACCTTCGCATTGATTACTTCCGTGTGTACCAACGATCGGACAGTATCTCTGTTGGATGTGACCCCGATG ACTACCCCACTGCAGATTATATTGCCAAACACGCAGAGGTATACTCTAATGCGAATTTGACGACTTGGGCGCAAGCAG